A region of the Lepidochelys kempii isolate rLepKem1 chromosome 24, rLepKem1.hap2, whole genome shotgun sequence genome:
ATTCATTCTACAGGAGCACAGGTCTAATGTTTGATACACAATTAATAGGATAATGTTACCCTGGCAGCTTTTCATTCCGCAAATGTGACCTGCATGACTAAAACTTAAAAAGATTCCACTGGGGCAAGGCCTTTCTCTGTGTAACAAAGATTTAAATTGAACATCCTCATGATTTATTGCAGATACAGCAATAAAAAACTTGTAATTACTGTATCATAAGATGTGTCCTGTTAGATGAAGTAAATGCTTTCCCACATTCAAATTTTGTAAATTTCATTACTGTCCCCTTTTTATATCTGGAAAGGCTATAAGCTGAAATGATCCATGTTTATTGTTCAGTCTCATTCTAAAGCATAATTCTGTTGTGATAAATAATGGACAATGCTGATGTAAACTGGTAAGTCTCGTACTTGAATTACAGAGGTCTAAAGCCACCCTCTCTATGTAACAGATGCAGCACAACTGTCACTTAATTTGCAGTaacattttattctttaaaaagccAGTGCCCTagttcaacatttaaaaaaaaaaatcaaagtttatCTTCTTCCTAAAGTGATAAGCGGTAGAGTTAATCTGAGTCTGCTTCCTCTTCAGATTCATCAAACTCCAAGCTTGTTTTATAGCATTGGGACAGCGTTCTTAGCTCATGTAGGGCCTCCTGAAAATCATAAAGTTCAACGCCTGCAGAGAAGAAGCTAGCCCAGCGCTGTACATCCACTCGATGCAGCTCCTTATATAAACTGTTGAGAGCACTGTACAGAGCAGGTGATGACTGCAGTGCTGTTAGGACAGGGATGCTTTCGACTGCTGTGGAAAAAACATCTCCCCTGAAACATCTCACATTCAGAGTATGTCACCATGTTCCCTTCCCATTCTACTTTTAAAATAAGTGTTCTACCAGGGAAAGGGGTCTTGAGAGCGCTTGTAGGACAGTGCCATTGGCATGCACTGGCCCTACTCCAACAGCTGGAAAAGGGCTAGCTTTAGAGGGAGGTATTCAAAAGCTGGCACCCTAAGTtcctaagctttttttttttttttaaattaaccccTTCCTCACATACAGGGGTATGAGAGAGGATCTTACCTGTTGAGCACCTAGGAAGCTTGTCCAGGAGGAAACCATGCTTGTTTAGAAGAGCAGAGAAAAATTGGGGGTATGGGGGTAACACTTTACATGGGCCCTGAAGCAAATATGAGGTGCTGccaaggaaaaaggagagaattATCCAAAATTCACTATAGACATTTCATAATTAGCAATCAGGGACCCCATCCCCCAAGCAGGCTAGTCAGAGCATATCACCGACCTGAATGTCCCTGGGCACCGAGCACGTAAGTAGCTTCCTAGAACCTCCTCCCCAGTTTCACAAGCATGTAGGGCAGACTTGGGTTGTGACCCTGGAGGAAGattactgcaaagaaaaacaagTAAATGCATATTGTAGGAGTGCCTGAACTAAGATGCTGGTAACTGTGTGGCTGAGCCACAGGGGGCCAGGAATGGTTCTACCCTGATCTAAAACCAGCCACATGTACTAGAACAATGCAAGGGTCCTGTAATTCTTAGTAACAAGAGATTCTTCCTTATTGATGCCAGCCTGTCAAGTGATAACCTGACAAGCAAAGCAGGCCTTCCACATATCCTAAAGGTTACTTGCTTCAGCTCTTTTGGACCAGTAAGAATTTAAAGGCCAGAGTCCCTCCCTTAAGAAGCCCCTATTGTCAGAGATCACCATGGATAGGGGCCAGCTCTGAAAGACAGGTATTTGATCTAGCTGTTTCTTACCTGATAAGATTTTCTTTGCCAATTCCTCTCAGCACAACAGACTGAGCAAAACAGCAGCTGTCCTTTTGCTCCCCACACGAAGACAATGGTGTCCATGGCACTGCAAGCTGGTAGCTGCACAAAGCATCTGGGAGAGACTGACCATATGCCATAGGAAAGGGTACAGCAGCCCCTGCAGCCACAACCTGAGAGAGAACAGGCCAATAGAAATGTCTGTAATAATCTGATCTCAGCTTTTTCTGGAGATCAGGGGGACTCCTGCAAGAGATCTGTATCCAAAACTACCAGCAGACAATGCAGCATGTTATATAACATCTACATACACAGAGGCTCAATTTATAGGCAAGAGGAAAGATTCTGCCAGTGAGAGTTGTGGGAACAATGCTCAACAGAAGACATGCATGAAACAGAATAGCTACAGTAACACATTCAGCATATTACTTCTACCTTACACTATTCAGCCCCTCCAGCTTCACTGTGGCCACTAATGATTTCCTTTAGAAGAACGCTACCTTTCTCCCAGAGCTGTTAAATGCATCTGCAAGCTGTACCATGGAGAACTGGGAAGAATGGAGCCTGTATGGAGCACTGAGGGTATCCAATGCTGTTGCCAAGATTGCACTGCTGTGATAGTTTAGAGAGGCCTACAGAAGAACAATTGAACCACAGCAAAGTTAGAGGAGGAAAAGGTCATTTAAGATTGAATTTCAGACACTTCCATTCCTTAACTAAACCAACTaaaagcagtttctctttggaatGACCAAGGCAGAGCAGAACAGCCCTAAGGATACAAACTGTTACAGTTTAAAGCCCGAGTGACTTGACATTCATGCAGTAGAAATCTTAATAAAAAAACTGCTATTGTTGATTATCTCATTAGTAATTTTTCAAATGACAGAATAGTGTTATGGTCATCCCATATGTTCTGCTGTGCATTCCCAGTTGAGGGGCTCAGGTCACTGAGACCCAGTCCTGAAATCTACAAAGTTTTGAGCTTTCTGCACTTCAACTAGCATTGTAAAAAGCTGATTAAATCAGAAGGGAATGAGCCAGTGTCTGTCTGCAATTACAATGCTGCACCAATTTAGATTTCCTGTACAGTCACCCATATGCATTACCTCCAGCCTTGGACTGAACCAGTTAAACAAGAGTTGAGACTGCAAACTGAATTCAATCATGTGAATGAATCCATCTTAGTCCTGtaactagagccctgcaaatctgtggatatctgctttatatccacagACCATACCTGATCAGCTGTGTATACATATTTTGTATCCAGGCGGGCTCTACCTACAACACAAGGTAAGTGTGTGAGACAATTCAGGAACCTGCAATTATTACAACTAATGTAAAGGGCCATAACCCAGAGTTAAAATGGAGAGTGCAGTAAATGGCATCAAAGGTAATTGGAATGTAGGCTCATGTGTGAGCAGAAAACACCTGGTAAATACTTCAGGCCTGTGAGTAATCAAAGGGTTATTAAATAGATCACCAAGGTCACTGGACAGACCAGAACTAAGGGGTTGTAGGTTTAAAATTGAGGAAATATACAGAGATGGAGTTACATAATCAACTTCAAAATTAGGGATAGGATTAGGCAGGTCTGGAGAGACAAACTATTATTTAGAACTTCCCCCTATATAGAACATGAGCTTTATTTTTTAGCATGGGAGGATTTAGCCCTTCTGGCACAAAGTTCTGACTATATACACTAGTGTGGTCAGGCCTTTCCAGACAGAAAACGTTCCCAAAAGCTTCCAGTCTGCGTGCCCAGTCAGTGACCGTGTATACTCACATCATAATGTACATATGGGAGTGTAACAGGGGCTTCTGGTTTGAGTCCCAGACTTCCATTGAGTGACAGTGGGCAAAAGAGTGAGCTGTGAGTGGAGAGATGGACAATTCCCAGGACTGTGTTCATCAGCCTGTAAAAATCCTTCCAGGACACCTGCGGACAAAAGATGCCAAAAaatccacacagctctgcttggCACTTAAACAATTTAGCAATTAAACATGATGCCCCCAAATTAATCTGCCCTGGCCTTAGGCTCCTTTGGAAGTAAAAGTGCTATGTGAGGCACAAAGAAGGGCAGCTACTGTTGCAGTATCCACTGCACGAAGACACTCTTTTGCTCTATCTTCTTCCTTCTCAATATCTGTTTTATAGGAAGCAGCCTGAGTCAGAACGTGTGCACTAATTTCAGGAGATCAGGCACACTTTTTCCACTGCATACTTACCCCAACATTATGAATGACTGGAGTCAGTCCCCATGTCAGGATTCCTCTCCCTGAATACTCATCATGGAGCAGTTCTGTCACCTTAGCTCCAACTCCAGAAAATCCATTGTTCAAGTCGCACAGAATCTGAAAACCCTACACCAAAAGGGACAAATAGTGTTTGAATTTCTACCAAAAGTTCAATTGGCAGAGTTCCCTAAACAGGTCAGGTAAATGTAGCCCCATGTACCTGCAGATAATCACACTCTTCCACGTAGAAGTGCAATCTATCTTCCAGCTCCTCTAGGTAAGTGGAGTTGTGCAGGAGGCTTTCACCTTGTCCAAAGGCTTCAAGTTGACTGGACTCCCTAAAAGAAGGACAAGGTGAGCATTTAACTCCACTCCCTCTTTTTGTGTTTTTTAGCAAGTATCCAGTTAGGCTGATCCCTAAATTGCAGTCAGCAGCCATGCCCCTTTGTGAAGCTACCACTTTGCCTCAGTTTGCATTTGAAGTAAAATAAACATACCCATCATAGTTGTACTGATGTATCATGAAGATGCTTCTGGGATGCAGATGCACTCGGAGGTAATCAGACCAAACCTGCACGCTGCCTTCCAACTGGTGACCCTTCTGGGAAACATGCAGCTGTTTAGGGAGCTGAGAtacatctgcaaaaagaacatttGCAGATAAAGGTTCACCTTCCAACACTTAGCTTCTAATAACCCAGACAATGGGATCACAAGGCTCTCTGCTAAAGTGTTTTTGATTTTAAGCCAAGGCCCTAGTACTTTACACACAATTCTCTTGGTAACCTAGTCCCACACTTATTTCCTGTGCCCTTCACACCATGGCATtatcccaaacccctgcctctgTCACAGATTCATAGCAACAGGATAGCATTATTATAAAACTATTACCTGTGCGTAAAATTATACTTTGTGCTAAATAGAGTGCTTTAGAGCTGAATACCAGCATACAACACCAATCAATGGAGGAAAGCAGCCACAGGAGGGAGTATGATGAATTTGGACTTAaaataggaggagagattaataagactgggacttctcagcttgaaAGAGAGACTattaatgggggatatgatagaggtctataaaatcatgacaggtgtggagaaagtaaaaagtgttatttactcctcataacacaagaactagggggtcaccaaatgaaattaataggcaacaggtttaaagtcaaacaaaaggaagtactactactcacaacgcactgtcaaccaTGGAATTCTTTGCtagaggctgttgtgaaggccaagactataactgggttaaaaaaaaacctagataaattcatggaggataagtccatcaatggtgGTTAGCCTTAgttttgccagaagcagggagtgggcaacaagggatggctcacttgatgattacctgttctgttcattccctcttaagcacctggcattggctactgtcggaagacaagatactgggctagatggacctttggtctgacctagaaTGGACATACTTATGTTCTCTAAGCTCATGATTGACTGCAATGAAGTCCCTTCCCCATTTCACTCGCTTTACAATTCTCCATTCCTGTGATCTTTCACCTAAACAGACATATAGGCACCGAAGACTTACATACCTTTACTGAGAGGAAGAGCTCTGGGACTGAAGTCTCCATCAGAGGATATGCCTCCCTGCAACAAAAAGCTCCGGAGACAGGTTTTATTATGGCATTGCCTCACTTGTAAATGGATAACAGGGCAATAtagtgggaaggggctgggaacaTTGTTCTACATCTGTGCTTCTATGGTACACTGTACTTTCATAAAGTCTTATTTATTTCTCTAATGATTTTATCCTGAAAGACCCCAAAGTGGTTCACACAAACAGCAGTACTGTGATGCATGCTGCAAGGCACTAGGGGAGGAGTGCAATCTTAATCAAGGACACTAATGGTAGATCTTCAGCCTGAATTTGTAGAACACAAGctacagagatgtgttatttgGACAACATTTCATCCATTTCTTTCACATCAAAACAGAAGACCTTTGATTTGCACAGACAGCTGAACATTAGAGAGAAGACCCTTTCACAACTCTTGaaccctcttaaaaaaaaaaaaaaaaacactgttgGTGCAATGCTAATGGCTGCCTTTGGTCCACTTACAGTTATACTTTTCTCACAGTTTGTGCAAGAACAGCTTTCCCTCCTATACCCATCACCAATAATAAATCCAGAATCTACATTTGTGTGTACTGGCCTCCCTCTGATAGTCTTGCCTTTACTGCAGCTTCTCAGTCTCTCTGCCCTTGAGCATTGTCACTGGAGACATGGAGAAGTCAGCTGCTCTGCTGGTATTATGTTCAGAAAGGCCTTAGGAAGGTTTAAGGGGGAAATAATTCCAACCACATGTTCTTTTACAAAAAAGCAAGCAGGAAGATCAACAGGATCTGGGCAAGTGTGTACATGGTGTAGAGGAAGTAGAAAGGTCTAGACCAGAGGCGGGtcaactttttggtctgagggccacattgggtttccaaaattgtacagagggctggttaggggaggctgtctctccccaaacagccaggtgtggcctggccccccacctcctatctgacccccccgcTTCTTGCCCTCTGACagctcccccaggactcctgccccatccaacccccctgctccctgatgGCCCCTCCTcctgactcctgccccatccaccaccccctgctccctttcccctgactaccccctgccgccccatccaacccctcctctcattctgactgccccctccagactcctgccccatccaacccccctgttccccaaccCCTATCGACACCCCTGaccacacccccaaactcccctgtcctctatccactccccccgcccccttaccacacagcctggagcaccagtggctggcggcgCTGCACTGCCCAGAGCggcgggtcaggccgcggctctgcaactggGCTGCCCGGTTGCCCAGAGTGTGGCGCGGTGCattgaggctgtgggggagggggaacagcagggaggaGCCGAGGGCTGGGCCACGCGGGCCgtcgtttgcccacctctggtctagacaCCAAAACCTACAAACAAGAAAAGCAACTATATCTAACAAAGCTTGTTGTCAAGACCAAAACTCTGTTAATTTAGCATCTCTGGTTCTAGGATACAAATCAAACCCATTCAGTATCTACACCTTGAGTTCTGGCTTCTCACCTCCAGTTTGCTGAGGTCTTGTAGAAAAAGATTCTTTGCAGGAGGGTCTTCTTGATGAGTCGACAGACTACCCGGCCTGAAAAATAAATCCCCTCATTATTTGTACTACAGGAGCACAAGGAGCCTCAGAGAGCAAGATCGCACTGGGCATGTAGCAAGACAGTCcccccccaaagagcttacagtctagtacaggggtgagcaaactacggcccgtcagggctttggatctgggcCATGGAttttccacccccactctgctccaggaagcagccagcgcCATGTCCCAGTAGCCCCTGGGGGATAgggagcagagggctccatgtgctgctcttgcctgtgggtacctcccctgaagctcccattggtgaggaacggggaaccgcggccaatgggagcttcaggggccgTACCCACAGGCatgcagagccctcccccccggggtggcagggacatggtgccagctgcCTCCCCGAaaggcacagggccagggcaggcagggagcctgccctgaccCTGCTGTGCGCCGCTGCCACCTCGGAGCAGCTCCAGGTAAA
Encoded here:
- the MSTO1 gene encoding protein misato homolog 1 isoform X5, producing MFEAGGTPRPAVTLQLGSYAGFVGAHWWNLQDAAWSRDSEAAGREICPDVLYRAGRTLGRPETYAPRLILMDLKGSLNSLKEEGCLYGDMKRDTSVAWPGSLSTHQEDPPAKNLFLQDLSKLEGGISSDGDFSPRALPLSKDVSQLPKQLHVSQKGHQLEGSVQVWSDYLRVHLHPRSIFMIHQYNYDGESSQLEAFGQGESLLHNSTYLEELEDRLHFYVEECDYLQGFQILCDLNNGFSGVGAKVTELLHDEYSGRGILTWGLTPVIHNVGVSWKDFYRLMNTVLGIVHLSTHSSLFCPLSLNGSLGLKPEAPVTLPYVHYDASLNYHSSAILATALDTLSAPYRLHSSQFSMVQLADAFNSSGRKVVAAGAAVPFPMAYGQSLPDALCSYQLAVPWTPLSSCGEQKDSCCFAQSVVLRGIGKENLISNLPPGSQPKSALHACETGEEVLGSYLRARCPGTFSTSYLLQGPCKVLPPYPQFFSALLNKHGFLLDKLPRCSTAVESIPVLTALQSSPALYSALNSLYKELHRVDVQRWASFFSAGVELYDFQEALHELRTLSQCYKTSLEFDESEEEADSD
- the MSTO1 gene encoding protein misato homolog 1 isoform X2, with translation MFEAGGTPRPAVTLQLGSYAGFVGAHWWNLQDAAWSRDSEAAGREICPDVLYRAGRTLGRPETYAPRLILMDLKGSLNSLKEEGCLYGDMKRDTSVAWPGSLSTHQEDPPAKNLFLQDLSKLEVLVSRPEVGKRRPAWPSPRLLPAVPPPPQPQCTAPHSGQPGSPVAEPRPDPPLWAVQRRQPLVLQAVCFLLQGGISSDGDFSPRALPLSKDVSQLPKQLHVSQKGHQLEGSVQVWSDYLRVHLHPRSIFMIHQYNYDGESSQLEAFGQGESLLHNSTYLEELEDRLHFYVEECDYLQGFQILCDLNNGFSGVGAKVTELLHDEYSGRGILTWGLTPVIHNVGVSWKDFYRLMNTVLGIVHLSTHSSLFCPLSLNGSLGLKPEAPVTLPYVHYDASLNYHSSAILATALDTLSAPYRLHSSQFSMVQLADAFNSSGRKVVAAGAAVPFPMAYGQSLPDALCSYQLAVPWTPLSSCGEQKDSCCFAQSVVLRGIGKENLISNLPPGSQPKSALHACETGEEVLGSYLRARCPGTFSTSYLLQGPCKVLPPYPQFFSALLNKHGFLLDKLPRCSTVESIPVLTALQSSPALYSALNSLYKELHRVDVQRWASFFSAGVELYDFQEALHELRTLSQCYKTSLEFDESEEEADSD
- the MSTO1 gene encoding protein misato homolog 1 isoform X3, coding for MFEAGGTPRPAVTLQLGSYAGFVGAHWWNLQDAAWSRDSEAAGREICPDVLYRAGRTLGRPETYAPRLILMDLKGSLNSLKEEGCLYGDMKRDTSVAWPGSLSTHQEDPPAKNLFLQDLSKLEVLVSRPEVGKRRPAWPSPRLLPAVPPPPQPQCTAPHSGQPGSPVAEPRPDPPLWAVQRRQPLVLQAVCFLLQGGISSDGDFSPRALPLSKDVSQLPKQLHVSQKGHQLEGSVQVWSDYLRVHLHPRSIFMIHQYNYDGESSQLEAFGQGESLLHNSTYLEELEDRLHFYVEECDYLQGFQILCDLNNGFSGVGAKVTELLHDEYSGRGILTWGLTPVIHNVGVSWKDFYRLMNTVLGIVHLSTHSSLFCPLSLNGSLGLKPEAPVTLPYVHYDVVAAGAAVPFPMAYGQSLPDALCSYQLAVPWTPLSSCGEQKDSCCFAQSVVLRGIGKENLISNLPPGSQPKSALHACETGEEVLGSYLRARCPGTFSTSYLLQGPCKVLPPYPQFFSALLNKHGFLLDKLPRCSTAVESIPVLTALQSSPALYSALNSLYKELHRVDVQRWASFFSAGVELYDFQEALHELRTLSQCYKTSLEFDESEEEADSD
- the MSTO1 gene encoding protein misato homolog 1 isoform X1, with protein sequence MFEAGGTPRPAVTLQLGSYAGFVGAHWWNLQDAAWSRDSEAAGREICPDVLYRAGRTLGRPETYAPRLILMDLKGSLNSLKEEGCLYGDMKRDTSVAWPGSLSTHQEDPPAKNLFLQDLSKLEVLVSRPEVGKRRPAWPSPRLLPAVPPPPQPQCTAPHSGQPGSPVAEPRPDPPLWAVQRRQPLVLQAVCFLLQGGISSDGDFSPRALPLSKDVSQLPKQLHVSQKGHQLEGSVQVWSDYLRVHLHPRSIFMIHQYNYDGESSQLEAFGQGESLLHNSTYLEELEDRLHFYVEECDYLQGFQILCDLNNGFSGVGAKVTELLHDEYSGRGILTWGLTPVIHNVGVSWKDFYRLMNTVLGIVHLSTHSSLFCPLSLNGSLGLKPEAPVTLPYVHYDASLNYHSSAILATALDTLSAPYRLHSSQFSMVQLADAFNSSGRKVVAAGAAVPFPMAYGQSLPDALCSYQLAVPWTPLSSCGEQKDSCCFAQSVVLRGIGKENLISNLPPGSQPKSALHACETGEEVLGSYLRARCPGTFSTSYLLQGPCKVLPPYPQFFSALLNKHGFLLDKLPRCSTAVESIPVLTALQSSPALYSALNSLYKELHRVDVQRWASFFSAGVELYDFQEALHELRTLSQCYKTSLEFDESEEEADSD
- the MSTO1 gene encoding protein misato homolog 1 isoform X6, encoding MFEAGGTPRPAVTLQLGSYAGFVGAHWWNLQDAAWSRDSEAAGREICPDVLYRAGRTLGRPETYAPRLILMDLKGSLNSLKEEGCLYGDMKRDTSVAWPGSLSTHQEDPPAKNLFLQDLSKLEKGHQLEGSVQVWSDYLRVHLHPRSIFMIHQYNYDGESSQLEAFGQGESLLHNSTYLEELEDRLHFYVEECDYLQGFQILCDLNNGFSGVGAKVTELLHDEYSGRGILTWGLTPVIHNVGVSWKDFYRLMNTVLGIVHLSTHSSLFCPLSLNGSLGLKPEAPVTLPYVHYDASLNYHSSAILATALDTLSAPYRLHSSQFSMVQLADAFNSSGRKVVAAGAAVPFPMAYGQSLPDALCSYQLAVPWTPLSSCGEQKDSCCFAQSVVLRGIGKENLISNLPPGSQPKSALHACETGEEVLGSYLRARCPGTFSTSYLLQGPCKVLPPYPQFFSALLNKHGFLLDKLPRCSTAVESIPVLTALQSSPALYSALNSLYKELHRVDVQRWASFFSAGVELYDFQEALHELRTLSQCYKTSLEFDESEEEADSD
- the MSTO1 gene encoding protein misato homolog 1 isoform X7 — its product is MIHQYNYDGESSQLEAFGQGESLLHNSTYLEELEDRLHFYVEECDYLQGFQILCDLNNGFSGVGAKVTELLHDEYSGRGILTWGLTPVIHNVGVSWKDFYRLMNTVLGIVHLSTHSSLFCPLSLNGSLGLKPEAPVTLPYVHYDASLNYHSSAILATALDTLSAPYRLHSSQFSMVQLADAFNSSGRKVVAAGAAVPFPMAYGQSLPDALCSYQLAVPWTPLSSCGEQKDSCCFAQSVVLRGIGKENLISNLPPGSQPKSALHACETGEEVLGSYLRARCPGTFSTSYLLQGPCKVLPPYPQFFSALLNKHGFLLDKLPRCSTAVESIPVLTALQSSPALYSALNSLYKELHRVDVQRWASFFSAGVELYDFQEALHELRTLSQCYKTSLEFDESEEEADSD
- the MSTO1 gene encoding protein misato homolog 1 isoform X4, with the translated sequence MFEAGGTPRPAVTLQLGSYAGFVGAHWWNLQDAAWSRDSEAAGREICPDVLYRAGRTLGRPETYAPRLILMDLKGSLNSLKEEGCLYGDMKRDTSVAWPGSLSTHQEDPPAKNLFLQDLSKLEVLVSRPEVGKRRPAWPSPRLLPAVPPPPQPQCTAPHSGQPGSPVAEPRPDPPLWAVQRRQPLVLQAVCFLLQGGISSDGDFSPRALPLSKDVSQLPKQLHVSQKGHQLEGSVQVWSDYLRVHLHPRSIFMIHQYNYDGESSQLEAFGQGESLLHNSTYLEELEDRLHFYVEECDYLQGFQILCDLNNGFSGVGAKVTELLHDEYSGRGILTWGLTPVIHNVGVSWKDFYRLMNTVLGIVHLSTHSSLFCPLSLNGSLGLKPEAPVTLPYVHYDASLNYHSSAILATALDTLSAPYRLHSSQFSMVQLADAFNSSGRKVVAAGAAVPFPMAYGQSLPDALCSYQLAVPWTPLSSCGEQKDSCCFAQSVVLRGIGKENLISNLPPGSQPKSALHACETGEEVLGSYLRARCPGTFSTSYLLQGPCKVLPPYPQFFSALLNKHGFLLDKLPRCSTASSAWKNVLWNNG